GGCGCGCTTGGACTCGCCATTGCGGTGCCAGCAGGCGCCACGACGGCCGAGGACGAGACGACGCTCACAGCAGTCAACGCCCTACCGGACACCGCGATCGACCTCTACAACCAAGACGAGATCCTGGTCGATGACTTCGAACCCGGCACCGTCGTGGGGCCGATGCCTATTGAACCTGGCGAGATCGAAGTGACGGCCGCGGCCCCTGACGCTCCAGACAACCTGACGCCGATCATCGGGCCGGCGCTCACTTCCCTCGAAGAGGGTGGCCATGTGAGCGTGGTCGCGTACCTCACGGACGAGGGCGTGCCAGCGCTCGCGAGTTTTGAAGAAGACGTGAAGCCCACCGTCGTCACCGATGGCGCAAGGCTGGTGGTCAGGCACGTGGCCTCCGCTCCAGCAGTCGACGTGCTCGTGGATGGAACCGCGCTCGCGAGCGGCGTCATGAGCGGCGACGACGTGGCCGAAGAAGTGACCGCAGGCGACTACGCGCTCAGCGTGGCCTCCGCCGAAACGGGAGAAGAACTCCTCTCCTCAGGGACGCTCACGCTGGAGACGGACCAAGTGACCACCGTCTACGTCTACGGATCCGCTGAGGATGACTCGCTTGCGTTGCTGACCACCACGCGAGACGTGGTGCGCCCCGACGCCATCCCTGACGAGCCCACTGCGACGGCCTCGGCAAGCCCTTCCGCATCGCCGACCCCCAGCGTCGTCCCTGACGACGGGATCACGACCGACACCGATGGCACCTCCCCTTGGTGGTGGCTCGTCGCTGGGCTGGTTCTGATCGCGGTCATCGCGGCGGTGGCCATCGCGCGGGCCAGCAAGGCCGGCAACGACCCCGTGTCAGGGGACGGCCGCGGGCCTGAGGAAGGCCCTGGGCCCGTGAACCGCTAGAGATGGACGGCCCGCCCTCGCGAGCGGGTGGGCCCGACCCAGCGCGTAATGAGGGTATGGTGAGCGATTAACTTCAAGGCCCTTTGTGGCAGAAGAGGTATGTGCAGTCATGACCACTGACGTCATTTGGATGACCCCCGCGGCGCTTGAGAGGCTGCGTGAAGAGTTGACCGCGTTGACGACGCCGCCACGCGAGTTGACGGAGCGTGACAGAGCCAGGGTGGTCGAACTGCAAGGCCTCATCAGCCGCACCGAGGTGACCGAGAAGCCCGACGACGGTCTTGTCGAGCCGGGCATGCGCATCACCGCTCGCAAGGAACAAGACGGCTCCGTGATCGAGTTCGTTCTGGGGTCTCGAGCGCTGCTCGACCTCGACGTGTCACTCGACGCGACGGTGTACTCACCCGAGTCACCACTGGGTGCGGCCATCAACGGCCTGCACGTGGGGGACACCGCCGAGGTGCGTGCGCCCAAGGGGCCGATCACCATCACCATTCTGTCGGCGACGCCTGTCGCCTGACCGCATCCACCACGGCACGCCGTCCCGGGTACGTTCCTGGGACGGCGCCCTCACGCATTGTGCGAAAGGTACCTTCCATGCCCGCGCTTCACGAGCAGCTCATTCCCGTCTTCGAAGAGATCATCAAGCGCAACGTCGGTGAGACGGAGTTCCACCAGGCGGTGCGCGAAGTCTTCGAAAGCCTCGGCCCCGTGGTCGCTAAGCACCCCGAGTATGCCGAGTCCTCTGTCATCGGCAGGCTGTGCGAGCCGGAACGTCAGATCATCTTCAGGGTGCCGTGGGTGGACGACTCTGGCCAGGTGCAGATGAACCGCGGCTTCAGGGTCGAGTTCAATTCAGCCCTTGGCCCCTACAAGGGCGGGCTTCGCTTTCACCCGAGCGTCTACCTTGGCATCGTGAAGTTCCTCGGCTTCGAGCAGATCTTCAAGAACTCGCTCACGGGCATGCCGATCGGCGGCGGCAAGGGCGGATCGGACTTTGACCCCAAGGGCAAGTCGGATGCCGAGGTCATGCGCTTCTGTCAATCCTTCATGACGGAGCTCTACCGGCACCTCGGCGAGCACACGGATGTGCCGGCAGGGGACATCGGGGTTGGCGGACGCGAGATCGGCTACCTGTTCGGTCAGTACAAGCGCATCACCAACCGTTACGAGTCCGGCGTGCTGACCGGCAAGGGGCTCACGTGGGGAGGTTCGCAAGTGCGTACGGAGGCCACGGGCTACGGCACGGTGTTCTT
The Demequina sp. TMPB413 DNA segment above includes these coding regions:
- a CDS encoding DUF4397 domain-containing protein, which codes for MRRQALAAFAAGALGLAIAVPAGATTAEDETTLTAVNALPDTAIDLYNQDEILVDDFEPGTVVGPMPIEPGEIEVTAAAPDAPDNLTPIIGPALTSLEEGGHVSVVAYLTDEGVPALASFEEDVKPTVVTDGARLVVRHVASAPAVDVLVDGTALASGVMSGDDVAEEVTAGDYALSVASAETGEELLSSGTLTLETDQVTTVYVYGSAEDDSLALLTTTRDVVRPDAIPDEPTATASASPSASPTPSVVPDDGITTDTDGTSPWWWLVAGLVLIAVIAAVAIARASKAGNDPVSGDGRGPEEGPGPVNR
- a CDS encoding GreA/GreB family elongation factor; translated protein: MTTDVIWMTPAALERLREELTALTTPPRELTERDRARVVELQGLISRTEVTEKPDDGLVEPGMRITARKEQDGSVIEFVLGSRALLDLDVSLDATVYSPESPLGAAINGLHVGDTAEVRAPKGPITITILSATPVA